A window of Streptomyces armeniacus contains these coding sequences:
- a CDS encoding DUF4007 family protein has product MARDQTLLSGCVPAFARHNGYPPRWGWPVKVHAALREDTQAFARAKAPGTLGVGSSIVAPMRFWSLAFGLIRQDERACGGPRPVCATGRGHWLLEEEEGADPYLEEAATLWLLHWWLLSAQPCHVPTFRYLFGIWGRSRFARAELQAAVQDAAVATGWSRPADRRIQRDITALVSMYGTTGQPDRPSAHAVEEYVSNPFRQLGLLELAAAEAHFGEQPRTTRPSDRDLRVNRHRGTSCCPRAILAYACLQYAQLQDVRAPGAIALGRLHTDPVGPGRLLLADRRALRTALEQVEVGPTGRGVRLAASGDGEELLAFTEPPGDLADRLLAARYRRLDGPASQR; this is encoded by the coding sequence ATGGCTCGTGACCAGACGCTGCTGAGCGGCTGCGTGCCCGCCTTCGCTCGGCACAACGGTTACCCGCCGCGCTGGGGATGGCCAGTGAAGGTGCATGCAGCGCTGCGCGAGGACACCCAGGCCTTCGCCCGTGCCAAGGCACCGGGCACGCTGGGGGTGGGCTCCTCGATAGTCGCTCCGATGCGGTTTTGGTCGCTCGCCTTCGGCCTCATCCGTCAGGACGAGCGCGCCTGCGGTGGGCCCCGGCCGGTCTGTGCCACCGGCCGCGGGCATTGGCTTCTGGAGGAGGAGGAGGGAGCCGATCCTTACCTGGAAGAGGCGGCCACCTTGTGGCTGCTCCACTGGTGGCTGCTGAGCGCGCAGCCGTGCCACGTGCCCACCTTCCGCTACCTCTTCGGCATCTGGGGCAGGTCGCGCTTCGCCCGAGCGGAGTTGCAGGCTGCCGTGCAGGACGCCGCGGTCGCCACCGGCTGGTCACGACCGGCTGATCGCCGCATCCAACGCGATATCACCGCGCTGGTCTCCATGTACGGCACTACCGGCCAGCCAGACCGGCCCAGCGCGCACGCGGTGGAAGAGTACGTGAGCAACCCCTTCCGCCAGCTCGGCCTTCTCGAACTCGCCGCCGCTGAGGCTCACTTCGGCGAACAGCCCCGGACGACGCGGCCCTCCGATAGGGACCTGCGGGTGAACCGTCACCGCGGCACTTCCTGCTGCCCACGCGCGATCCTCGCCTACGCCTGCTTGCAGTACGCCCAGCTTCAAGACGTGCGTGCCCCCGGCGCCATTGCCCTGGGCCGGTTGCACACCGACCCGGTCGGCCCCGGGCGGTTGCTGCTGGCCGACCGGCGCGCCCTGCGTACGGCCCTGGAACAGGTCGAAGTCGGGCCGACGGGCCGGGGCGTCCGGCTGGCCGCCTCGGGAGACGGCGAAGAGCTGTTGGCCTTCACCGAGCCGCCGGGAGACCTGGCCGACCGCCTCCTGGCCGCCCGCTACCGCCGCTTGGACGGACCCGCCAGTCAGCGCTGA
- a CDS encoding AfsR/SARP family transcriptional regulator produces MTIAPVVRALRLAHDHAHPPADGNGDTTSALPESHDHFTGRLLPSHHGSVAPPQGGRVVAVTDGRAVALDLARTRGLGLVGPGAPDALRALAVSLLTERRHPRARDAELLVPATDAQLLLSPDQDATVPPTLARLRLVDTLDATLDTMEAELLTRTRTAAGDGTEPASDAGHERELVLIASPAPHAQRRLQALLDNGSTLGITGVLLGQWRPGATAHVRADGTVSATSDSLAGTLAGSRLFTLPALDCQVLLDLLTEADDAAVPQPEPQLAAVPGSGPVPDFAPPAHPAQSVRTSDSGRVYPLPAAGQSELELAQSEPEAPPASVRQAEEPANTPGVRGSSSTESARRAERTSGSGEEHASYDAATSGPDNAVTIDVLGNLHVVHHHGDHHQNVTAALAPRQRDVLTFLALHPEGVRRETLAVTLWPDAPADRPYNALHATLSQLRRALRTATDSRIDDLIVHHDGHYALNRDQGCVDLWQLRDALHAARPENRYAHRLEAVRRIDDLYHGDLANDLSAEWIEAPREALRRDVLDALSTLAHTVADTDPEEALRMLERARELDPYNEALYQDIARLQARLGRHDAIPRTLALLTTTLAELDEQPSPQTVTLCESLHRARPADSRGQADG; encoded by the coding sequence GTGACCATCGCCCCCGTCGTCCGCGCCCTCCGCCTCGCCCACGACCACGCACACCCCCCAGCAGACGGCAACGGCGATACCACAAGCGCGCTGCCGGAGTCCCACGATCACTTCACCGGCCGCCTCCTCCCCTCCCACCACGGCTCGGTGGCGCCGCCGCAAGGTGGCCGCGTCGTCGCGGTCACGGACGGCCGCGCCGTCGCCCTGGATCTGGCCCGCACCCGCGGCCTGGGCCTGGTCGGCCCCGGAGCCCCCGACGCCCTCCGCGCGCTCGCCGTCTCCCTCCTCACCGAACGTCGCCACCCCCGTGCGAGAGACGCCGAACTTCTCGTACCCGCCACCGACGCTCAACTGCTCCTCAGCCCCGACCAGGACGCGACCGTTCCGCCCACGCTCGCCCGGCTGCGCCTCGTCGACACCCTCGATGCCACCCTTGACACGATGGAAGCCGAACTCCTTACCCGTACGCGCACCGCAGCCGGTGACGGGACCGAACCCGCCTCCGACGCGGGGCACGAGCGGGAGCTGGTACTCATCGCCTCTCCCGCCCCGCACGCGCAACGACGGCTCCAGGCACTCCTGGACAACGGCTCCACGCTCGGCATCACCGGCGTCCTGCTCGGGCAGTGGCGCCCCGGGGCAACTGCCCATGTCCGCGCCGACGGCACTGTCTCGGCCACCAGCGACTCCCTCGCCGGCACGCTCGCAGGCAGCCGCCTCTTCACCCTGCCAGCCCTCGACTGCCAGGTCCTGCTGGACCTGCTCACCGAAGCCGACGACGCAGCCGTGCCGCAGCCCGAACCCCAACTCGCCGCAGTGCCCGGCAGCGGGCCCGTACCAGATTTTGCACCGCCCGCGCATCCGGCCCAGAGCGTGCGAACGTCCGACTCCGGCCGCGTGTATCCGCTCCCCGCCGCTGGGCAGAGCGAACTCGAACTGGCGCAGTCCGAACCCGAAGCCCCTCCGGCGTCAGTCCGCCAGGCCGAGGAACCAGCGAATACACCTGGTGTACGCGGTTCAAGCTCCACCGAGTCGGCACGCAGGGCGGAAAGGACCTCCGGCAGTGGCGAGGAGCACGCCTCCTACGACGCTGCCACGAGTGGACCCGACAACGCGGTGACCATCGATGTGCTCGGCAACCTCCACGTGGTCCATCACCACGGCGACCATCACCAGAACGTCACCGCCGCCCTGGCACCACGGCAACGCGACGTCCTCACCTTCCTCGCGCTGCACCCCGAGGGCGTACGGCGGGAGACCCTCGCCGTGACTCTGTGGCCCGATGCACCCGCCGACCGCCCTTACAACGCGCTCCATGCCACGCTCAGCCAACTGCGCCGCGCCCTGCGCACCGCCACCGACAGCCGGATCGACGACCTCATCGTGCATCACGACGGGCACTACGCACTCAACCGCGATCAGGGCTGCGTCGACCTGTGGCAGCTTCGCGACGCCCTGCACGCGGCCCGCCCCGAGAACCGGTACGCACACCGGCTCGAGGCCGTACGCCGCATCGACGATCTCTACCACGGCGACCTCGCCAACGATCTGAGTGCCGAGTGGATCGAAGCACCTCGCGAAGCTCTGCGCCGCGACGTCCTCGACGCCCTCAGCACGCTAGCCCACACCGTGGCCGACACGGATCCCGAAGAAGCCCTCCGGATGCTGGAGCGCGCCCGCGAACTCGACCCCTACAACGAGGCCCTCTATCAGGACATCGCCCGCCTCCAGGCCCGCCTGGGTCGGCACGACGCCATCCCCCGCACCCTCGCGCTGCTGACCACCACCCTCGCGGAACTCGACGAACAGCCCAGCCCGCAGACCGTCACGCTGTGCGAATCCCTGCACCGCGCCCGGCCCGCCGACTCCCGCGGTCAGGCCGACGGCTGA
- a CDS encoding replication-relaxation family protein, with product MAKLAKYLTPRDRWLARMLFEHSVFTSHQIASLAWPTHRAANLRLLQLFKWRVLDRFQPFITAGTAPMHYVLDTAGATLLAREDGLELRELGYRHDRAIGIAHSLQLAHTTGINGLFTALSARTRKGHSGGELTAWWSKARCQRHFGDVVRPDAYGRWYEPRAGAIEWFLEYDCGTEALGVLAAKIDRYARLAATTGITTPVLIWLPSSRREAGARRVLAEALAALDDPLLVPVATTSGDLLGPERHGDPALGRWLPLAPARPPGPRLWLAELAGAWPHLAPLSTHDASMPASGDLQAPPPVAPLMRR from the coding sequence ATGGCGAAACTCGCGAAGTACCTCACCCCGCGCGATCGTTGGCTGGCCCGGATGCTCTTCGAGCACTCCGTGTTCACCAGCCACCAGATCGCCTCGCTGGCCTGGCCCACCCACCGAGCCGCCAACCTGCGTCTCCTTCAGCTGTTCAAGTGGCGCGTCCTCGACCGCTTCCAGCCCTTCATCACCGCCGGCACCGCCCCCATGCACTACGTCCTCGACACGGCCGGAGCCACGCTGCTGGCCCGCGAAGACGGTCTGGAGCTTCGGGAGCTGGGCTACCGGCACGACCGTGCTATCGGCATCGCCCACTCCCTCCAACTCGCGCACACCACCGGCATCAACGGCCTCTTCACCGCTCTCTCCGCTCGTACGCGAAAAGGCCACAGTGGCGGCGAGTTGACCGCGTGGTGGTCCAAGGCCCGCTGCCAGCGGCACTTCGGTGACGTCGTACGCCCTGACGCCTACGGCCGCTGGTACGAGCCTCGCGCTGGCGCCATCGAGTGGTTCCTCGAATACGACTGCGGCACCGAAGCACTCGGCGTCCTAGCGGCAAAGATCGACCGCTACGCCCGCCTGGCCGCGACCACCGGCATCACCACCCCGGTACTGATCTGGCTGCCCAGCTCTCGCCGCGAAGCGGGCGCCCGCCGCGTCCTGGCTGAGGCTCTCGCCGCACTGGATGACCCGTTGCTGGTACCGGTGGCCACCACCAGCGGCGATCTCCTCGGCCCCGAGAGGCACGGTGATCCCGCTCTGGGCCGCTGGCTTCCCCTAGCGCCCGCCCGACCTCCCGGGCCCCGCCTGTGGCTCGCCGAGCTCGCCGGAGCCTGGCCGCACCTGGCCCCGCTCTCCACCCACGACGCCTCTATGCCTGCCTCCGGAGATCTCCAGGCACCGCCACCCGTCGCCCCGCTGATGCGGAGGTGA
- a CDS encoding type IV secretion system DNA-binding domain-containing protein has product MSTIPAPLPRLPAQGATSSSSAANSPLTEYLRDPAGALHALLAHFQHWALTWGLLVGPAVAALAAGLVWARWWWRRRCRHQLAEDARLVQILPPPTVDAEGAAALWANLVGLLRPAWRRMVTGQPHLAFEYVFDRETVHLQVWVPGVIPPGMIERAVESAWPGAHTRTTPATAPLPCTAPNGQQLLAAGGELRLGRPEALPLRTEFPADPIRALLGAPVGLGPREQAVVQVLARPVAGRRVTRARRAARRLRAGQSPRLVSGLLDLATPGHHPRSRSRSRTGGPVLDRQTTLAISAEDRVIVAKQRGAPYDTRVRYGITATVPATASQAECTRASEQLRGRGHAIASAFAAFTEHNYYRRARTRSRRLVPLLAERRLDDGDLLSVAELAALAHLPWDETVPGLQRAGARAVPPPPGVPASGAGVRPIGRTSGGHPRPVALRVPDARQHLHILGATGSGKSELMARMILADAEAGRGAVVVDPKGDLVTDVLMRLPEELGEKVVLFDADSKSRPPILNPLEGTDPARSVDQLTSIFSRIYAASWGPRTDDILRAGLLTLRAQPGTPLLSDLPRLLTDAAFRHRATSRLGPEDDILKGFWSWYGDLSDAARAQVTAPLMNKLRGVLLRPFVRAALADGPSTVEMGQVLDGGICLVRIAQDALGAETAHLIGSIIVARTWQAATARARTPQDRRRDCGLYIDEAHNFLHLPYPLGDMLAEARAYRLSLTLAHQYLRQLPKELEEGISTNARTKILFNASPEDARHLARHTEPRLTAHDLSHLDAFHAAVRPVLHGAEAPAFTAVTEKLPPPIPGRAKAIRAAAARNARHRPGRVPLSKNRDRSAHADPRRTR; this is encoded by the coding sequence ATGTCCACTATTCCCGCCCCGCTCCCGCGGCTCCCGGCACAAGGCGCTACGTCCAGCTCTTCAGCGGCCAACTCGCCGCTGACGGAGTATCTGCGCGACCCCGCAGGCGCACTGCACGCCCTACTCGCGCACTTCCAGCACTGGGCCCTCACCTGGGGGCTCCTCGTCGGTCCGGCCGTTGCCGCCCTTGCTGCCGGGCTGGTGTGGGCCCGCTGGTGGTGGCGCCGCCGCTGCCGCCACCAGTTGGCCGAGGACGCGCGGTTGGTCCAGATCCTGCCGCCGCCCACGGTCGATGCCGAGGGTGCCGCCGCGCTGTGGGCGAACCTGGTGGGCCTGCTGCGGCCGGCGTGGCGCCGTATGGTGACCGGCCAGCCCCACCTGGCCTTCGAGTACGTCTTCGACCGGGAGACCGTTCACCTCCAGGTCTGGGTGCCCGGCGTCATCCCGCCGGGGATGATCGAGCGGGCCGTCGAGTCGGCCTGGCCCGGGGCGCACACCCGCACCACGCCCGCCACCGCGCCCCTTCCCTGCACGGCTCCGAACGGTCAGCAACTGCTCGCGGCTGGAGGCGAGTTGCGGCTGGGGAGGCCCGAGGCGCTGCCGCTGCGCACCGAGTTTCCCGCCGACCCGATCCGCGCTCTGCTGGGCGCGCCGGTCGGTCTGGGGCCACGCGAGCAGGCGGTGGTGCAGGTGCTGGCCCGGCCGGTGGCCGGGCGGCGGGTGACAAGGGCCCGCCGCGCGGCCCGGCGACTGCGGGCCGGGCAGTCGCCCCGCCTGGTCAGCGGCCTGCTGGACCTGGCCACCCCCGGCCACCACCCCCGCTCGCGCTCCCGTTCCCGCACCGGCGGGCCGGTGCTGGACCGGCAGACCACATTGGCGATCTCGGCCGAGGACCGGGTGATCGTCGCCAAGCAGCGCGGCGCCCCGTACGACACCCGGGTCCGCTACGGCATCACCGCCACCGTGCCCGCCACCGCTTCCCAGGCGGAGTGCACGCGGGCTTCAGAGCAGCTGCGCGGTCGGGGACATGCGATCGCCTCCGCCTTCGCCGCGTTCACCGAGCACAACTACTACCGCCGCGCCCGCACACGCTCCCGGCGCCTGGTGCCACTCCTGGCCGAACGCCGCCTGGATGACGGGGACTTGCTCTCCGTCGCGGAGCTGGCCGCACTGGCGCACCTGCCGTGGGACGAAACGGTGCCCGGCTTGCAACGCGCAGGCGCCCGCGCCGTACCGCCCCCACCCGGCGTCCCGGCCTCCGGGGCCGGGGTGCGGCCGATCGGCCGCACCAGCGGCGGCCACCCGCGCCCGGTCGCCCTGCGCGTTCCCGACGCCCGGCAGCACCTGCACATCCTGGGCGCCACCGGATCCGGCAAGTCGGAGCTGATGGCGCGGATGATCCTCGCGGACGCCGAGGCCGGACGCGGGGCGGTCGTTGTCGACCCCAAGGGCGATCTGGTCACCGACGTGCTGATGCGGCTCCCGGAAGAGCTCGGCGAGAAGGTGGTGCTCTTCGACGCGGACAGCAAGAGCCGCCCGCCCATCCTCAACCCCCTGGAGGGCACCGACCCGGCACGCAGCGTGGACCAACTCACCTCGATCTTCTCCCGGATCTACGCCGCGAGCTGGGGTCCGCGCACCGATGACATCCTGCGCGCTGGACTGCTGACCCTGCGGGCCCAGCCCGGCACCCCACTGCTGAGTGACCTGCCCCGTCTGCTGACCGACGCCGCCTTCCGGCACCGGGCCACCAGCCGCCTCGGGCCCGAAGACGACATCCTCAAGGGCTTCTGGAGCTGGTACGGCGACCTCTCGGATGCCGCCCGCGCCCAGGTGACCGCCCCGCTGATGAACAAACTCCGCGGGGTACTGCTGCGCCCCTTCGTCCGCGCCGCGCTCGCCGACGGGCCCTCCACTGTGGAGATGGGGCAGGTGCTGGACGGCGGGATCTGCCTGGTACGCATCGCCCAGGACGCGCTCGGCGCAGAGACCGCGCACCTGATCGGATCCATCATCGTGGCCCGCACGTGGCAGGCCGCCACCGCCCGCGCCCGCACCCCACAAGACCGTCGCCGGGACTGCGGGCTATACATCGACGAAGCACACAACTTCCTCCACCTGCCCTACCCGTTGGGCGACATGCTCGCCGAAGCCCGCGCCTACCGGCTCTCCTTGACGCTGGCGCACCAGTACCTACGGCAGTTGCCCAAGGAACTCGAAGAGGGCATCAGCACCAATGCCCGCACCAAGATCCTTTTCAACGCCTCACCCGAGGACGCCCGCCACCTGGCCCGGCACACCGAACCCCGGCTGACCGCACACGACCTCTCCCACCTCGACGCCTTCCACGCCGCCGTACGCCCGGTCCTGCACGGCGCCGAAGCCCCAGCGTTCACCGCCGTCACCGAGAAACTCCCCCCACCCATCCCCGGGCGGGCCAAAGCCATCCGGGCCGCGGCAGCACGCAACGCCCGGCACCGGCCTGGCCGGGTGCCGCTGAGCAAGAACCGCGATCGGTCGGCTCATGCCGATCCGCGGCGTACGCGGTGA
- a CDS encoding acyl-CoA dehydrogenase family protein, translated as MGGKGQLHVSAELAGVLERIDALGGMLDERADAAEELGRLPEDTARALLDTGIVRAELPLSLGGYEFAPRQLIETAERTSYHDASAGWTLFALQMVTGTTAAYLARDAAAELFPDVPSGRYALLAGHGTRPGRAVPVEGGFQVSGQWQFASGMAHATHIHSAIQVEGTDELRVLAMPKSQVTLDGNWDVLGLRATHSIDYHCTDVYVPHEYTYLATTDTPVNGGAVYRLGLVNMSAIGHTGWALGVGRRLLDELKRVAAARAGSRGAAVDTSQFHAEYAMAEARFRAARAWVYDIWQEVEQSLDQGESPSTEQDTLIRLVLNHTTSTVYEVGSAVHRWAGSAAIRRGPVDRFLRDLGTGAQHITSSPVVLQNCGRWMSGAQPDARWSFLDLT; from the coding sequence ATGGGGGGCAAGGGTCAGCTGCATGTCAGTGCGGAACTGGCGGGGGTGTTAGAGCGGATCGACGCGCTCGGCGGGATGCTCGATGAACGGGCCGATGCCGCCGAGGAGTTGGGGAGGTTGCCGGAGGACACGGCGCGGGCGCTGCTGGACACCGGGATCGTACGGGCCGAACTGCCGCTGAGCCTGGGCGGATACGAGTTCGCGCCGCGGCAGCTGATCGAGACGGCGGAGCGTACGAGCTACCACGACGCATCCGCCGGGTGGACCCTCTTCGCGCTTCAGATGGTGACCGGGACCACCGCGGCGTACCTCGCCCGGGACGCGGCGGCCGAACTGTTCCCCGACGTGCCCAGCGGACGGTACGCGCTGCTGGCCGGGCACGGCACACGCCCCGGCCGTGCCGTCCCCGTGGAAGGCGGCTTCCAGGTCAGCGGCCAGTGGCAGTTCGCCTCCGGAATGGCGCACGCCACCCACATCCACAGCGCGATCCAGGTCGAGGGCACCGATGAGCTGCGGGTCCTCGCGATGCCGAAGTCTCAGGTGACCCTGGACGGCAACTGGGACGTGCTCGGGCTGCGCGCGACACACAGCATCGACTACCACTGCACCGACGTGTACGTACCGCACGAGTACACCTACCTCGCGACCACGGACACCCCGGTCAACGGCGGCGCCGTCTACCGCCTCGGCCTGGTCAACATGTCAGCGATCGGACACACGGGCTGGGCCCTCGGCGTCGGCCGGCGGCTCCTGGACGAGCTGAAGCGGGTCGCCGCGGCGCGCGCCGGTTCACGGGGTGCCGCGGTCGACACCTCCCAGTTCCACGCCGAGTACGCGATGGCGGAGGCCAGGTTCCGGGCGGCCCGGGCTTGGGTGTACGACATCTGGCAGGAGGTCGAACAGAGCCTGGACCAGGGTGAGTCGCCGAGCACGGAGCAGGACACGCTGATCCGTCTCGTCCTGAACCACACGACCTCGACCGTGTACGAGGTGGGCAGCGCCGTACACCGCTGGGCCGGTTCGGCGGCGATCCGCCGCGGCCCGGTCGACCGCTTCCTGCGCGACCTCGGGACGGGCGCGCAGCACATCACGTCGAGCCCGGTCGTGCTCCAGAACTGCGGCAGGTGGATGAGCGGTGCCCAGCCGGACGCCCGGTGGAGCTTCCTCGACCTGACCTGA
- a CDS encoding DUF932 domain-containing protein, whose amino-acid sequence MISTDVNEGFATERAEQLSAARRWEEDLQARINQGTVERLPDGRYRVMTGWDAGEILSARGVPQHGLDTTLGSAALYSSVPAWHGLGNIIPGGITDVDKVLDLAGIAYQVELVPALYRWDGANRTHPGRFHTVRTDTGAALGVVGRGYEVIQNRDGFAFLQELVNDSQVIWESAGALREGKKVFLSMRLPERVRVDAEGINDEIVPFLTAVNSHDGWSPFTVCVTPWRPVCANTERFAVRDAYSRWTIRHTKSARDRVREARRTLGLSVRYFDHWAQEETALARTDLAIDEFQNLISELWPIEDDATARRKRNADTRREKVTALFENEAQRTGRTAYAGERAVTEYLDHYASIRPSGALKDNTLGARGQRLLEGTDDEVKSTAHRRLMALRQR is encoded by the coding sequence GTGATATCCACTGACGTCAACGAAGGGTTCGCCACCGAACGTGCGGAGCAGCTGTCCGCCGCGCGCCGGTGGGAGGAAGATCTCCAAGCTCGCATCAACCAGGGAACGGTGGAACGGCTGCCTGATGGTCGCTACCGGGTCATGACCGGTTGGGACGCTGGGGAGATCCTCAGCGCCAGAGGGGTTCCGCAGCACGGCCTGGACACCACGCTCGGCTCCGCCGCGTTGTACTCGTCCGTCCCGGCATGGCACGGGCTGGGCAACATCATCCCCGGTGGCATCACCGACGTCGACAAGGTCCTGGACCTGGCGGGCATCGCCTATCAGGTCGAGCTGGTCCCCGCCCTCTACCGGTGGGACGGCGCGAACCGCACGCACCCCGGCCGCTTCCACACCGTGCGCACCGACACCGGCGCTGCGCTCGGCGTCGTCGGCAGGGGGTATGAGGTGATCCAGAACCGCGACGGGTTCGCGTTCCTGCAGGAGCTGGTCAACGACTCCCAGGTGATCTGGGAATCAGCTGGTGCCCTGCGCGAGGGTAAGAAGGTGTTCCTCTCGATGCGCCTGCCCGAGCGCGTGCGCGTCGATGCCGAGGGCATCAACGACGAGATCGTGCCGTTCCTCACGGCCGTCAACTCCCATGACGGATGGTCCCCGTTCACCGTCTGCGTCACTCCCTGGCGGCCGGTGTGCGCGAACACCGAACGGTTCGCCGTACGGGACGCCTACAGCCGCTGGACGATCCGGCACACCAAGTCGGCCCGGGACCGGGTGCGCGAAGCGCGCCGCACCCTGGGGCTGTCCGTTCGCTATTTCGACCACTGGGCGCAGGAGGAGACCGCGCTGGCCCGCACCGATCTGGCGATCGATGAGTTCCAGAACCTCATTTCCGAGCTGTGGCCCATCGAGGACGATGCCACGGCCCGCAGGAAGCGGAACGCCGACACTCGCCGTGAGAAGGTCACCGCCCTCTTCGAGAACGAGGCGCAGCGCACCGGACGCACCGCGTACGCGGGCGAGCGCGCGGTGACCGAGTACCTCGACCACTACGCATCGATCCGGCCCAGCGGCGCGCTGAAAGACAACACCCTCGGTGCGCGCGGCCAGCGGCTACTGGAGGGCACCGACGACGAGGTCAAGTCCACCGCGCACCGGCGCCTGATGGCGCTGCGCCAGCGCTGA
- a CDS encoding winged helix-turn-helix transcriptional regulator, with protein MDAGYSDAVVEGDGAVFESSDFYSGQCRWRGLVRSPAPVSATDRTEPHSAALEQEKLVDRHRDDGFPYRVSYQLTPAAEELLVALVPLAAWAEHHPGLIKDARRRRREE; from the coding sequence ATGGATGCCGGATATTCTGATGCCGTTGTCGAAGGGGACGGAGCAGTATTCGAATCTTCTGACTTCTATTCGGGCCAATGCCGGTGGCGCGGACTGGTCAGGTCACCGGCGCCGGTATCTGCAACAGACCGTACTGAACCGCACTCTGCGGCGCTGGAGCAGGAGAAGCTGGTCGACCGCCACCGCGACGACGGCTTCCCCTATCGCGTCTCGTACCAGTTGACGCCCGCCGCCGAGGAACTGCTCGTAGCCTTGGTGCCGTTGGCAGCATGGGCCGAACACCATCCGGGCCTGATAAAGGACGCTCGACGCCGAAGGCGCGAAGAGTAG
- a CDS encoding DUF4192 domain-containing protein — protein sequence MTADHERLRAVSEGPADLAALLPYLVETYPSNGIVLIAVTGHSGRLGKVMTAPVPEDPGAWPAVAECGLEDLVRAAGPELTGVLACLCREPGEGETGATVTCFLAPLHTVIEDACTHHDLPLFESLCLSAGCWWSYTGSYSAAEEGTPLRGEDPPPAVATAVYAGIAPAPRSEDIAATFTPVTGERAAEQRRALDEAQRDLATQLAAEGREAVWEEIEHLVENALKDFQRGAEDLDAEVAARLLIGLLNVEVRDRGFEHCEPGELAASQRLWRCLARRCVPSYASCAAPALTLLGWTALCAGDRSTARVALDHALDADAEYTMAQLLSCALRNRLPLEPLREVARTERARRRAERT from the coding sequence ATGACGGCTGACCACGAGCGTCTCAGGGCGGTCTCGGAAGGACCCGCCGACCTTGCCGCGCTCCTGCCGTACCTGGTGGAAACCTATCCGAGCAACGGCATCGTCCTCATCGCTGTCACCGGGCACTCCGGGCGGTTGGGGAAGGTGATGACGGCTCCCGTCCCCGAGGACCCCGGAGCCTGGCCCGCAGTCGCTGAGTGCGGACTGGAGGATCTTGTCCGGGCAGCCGGCCCCGAGCTGACCGGTGTCCTGGCCTGCCTGTGCCGGGAGCCGGGTGAGGGAGAGACCGGTGCCACGGTCACGTGCTTCCTGGCGCCGCTGCACACCGTCATCGAGGACGCCTGCACGCACCACGACCTGCCGCTGTTCGAATCACTGTGCCTCTCGGCGGGATGCTGGTGGTCCTACACCGGCTCGTACTCCGCCGCCGAGGAAGGGACGCCGTTGCGCGGTGAGGATCCGCCACCGGCAGTCGCCACCGCGGTGTACGCGGGCATTGCGCCCGCACCGCGCTCGGAGGACATAGCCGCCACCTTCACACCGGTCACCGGCGAGCGCGCCGCCGAGCAGCGCCGGGCCCTGGACGAGGCCCAAAGGGACCTGGCGACCCAGCTTGCCGCCGAGGGCCGCGAAGCCGTCTGGGAGGAGATCGAGCATCTGGTGGAGAACGCGCTGAAGGACTTCCAGCGCGGCGCAGAGGATCTCGACGCCGAAGTGGCGGCCCGGTTACTGATCGGCCTGCTGAACGTCGAGGTACGCGACCGGGGCTTCGAGCACTGCGAACCGGGCGAACTCGCCGCCTCTCAGCGGCTATGGCGCTGCCTCGCCCGGCGATGCGTACCTTCCTACGCCAGTTGCGCCGCCCCGGCGTTGACGCTGCTGGGCTGGACGGCGCTGTGCGCTGGCGACCGGTCCACCGCGCGCGTCGCCCTCGACCACGCGCTGGACGCGGACGCCGAGTACACCATGGCCCAGCTCCTGTCCTGCGCGCTGCGCAACCGGCTTCCCCTGGAGCCGCTGCGAGAGGTCGCACGCACGGAACGCGCCCGGCGGCGCGCCGAGCGCACCTGA
- a CDS encoding DUF7178 family protein, which produces MVPWSASEKQREQYVDNILTVWQCATSEQEQRGRSWYRIANELARVITGGDARAGAGVLAALSANKSWPQTCRLARQACETGLTSGHFGDALAKATVIAAGTDPAKVLPMDRKTGHFFRCIADPGDTDAVVIDRHAHDIAVGDIYGRRDRGLSGQRYELLAAAYREAAQRLGELPSTVQAVTWVVHTDRIAGTGTRPPRT; this is translated from the coding sequence ATGGTCCCCTGGAGCGCATCCGAGAAACAACGCGAGCAGTACGTCGACAACATCCTCACCGTGTGGCAGTGCGCCACGTCCGAGCAGGAGCAGCGGGGCCGCAGCTGGTACCGCATCGCGAACGAGCTGGCGCGCGTGATCACCGGTGGTGACGCACGAGCTGGCGCTGGCGTCCTCGCGGCGCTGTCCGCGAACAAATCGTGGCCGCAGACCTGCCGCCTGGCCCGCCAAGCATGCGAAACCGGGCTCACCTCCGGACACTTCGGGGACGCCCTGGCCAAAGCGACCGTGATCGCGGCCGGGACGGACCCGGCCAAGGTGCTGCCGATGGACCGCAAGACTGGGCACTTCTTCCGCTGCATCGCCGACCCCGGCGACACGGATGCCGTCGTAATCGACCGTCACGCCCACGACATCGCGGTCGGCGACATCTACGGACGTCGCGACAGAGGCCTCTCCGGCCAGCGATACGAACTGCTGGCCGCCGCCTACCGCGAGGCCGCGCAGCGGCTCGGGGAGCTGCCCAGCACGGTGCAGGCGGTCACCTGGGTCGTCCACACCGACCGCATCGCGGGCACCGGCACGCGCCCTCCGCGCACCTGA